The following are from one region of the Cyclopterus lumpus isolate fCycLum1 chromosome 21, fCycLum1.pri, whole genome shotgun sequence genome:
- the LOC117750998 gene encoding NAD(P)H dehydrogenase [quinone] 1-like produces the protein MAVTKVLIVYAHQSSGSFNAAAKDAAVDVLTDQSCTVEVSDLYAIKFKATATAEDITGDVKNADHFRYAEETKLAWEEGKLCADITEEQRKLTQADLIIFQFPMYWFTVPAIMKGWIDRVLTLGYAYTPEKRYSQGLFKDKKAMLSFTTGSQESMFSADGINGDMNVTLWPLQNGILHYCGFQVLAPQIFWAPSHVPSEARITMLTGWRTRLHGVLEEKPLSFTPSDCFDGEKGFQLKPEVHEKHAAKEYGLTVGIHLGKALPPNNQMKAGV, from the exons ATGG CTGTGACCAAAGTGTTGATCGTGTATGCCCACCAGAGCTCTGGCTCATTCAACGCTGCAGCCAAAGACGCTGCTGTGGACGTTTTAACCGATCAGAGCTGCACAGTAGAAGTATCGGACCTGTACGCCATCAAGTTTAAAGCCACTGCAACTGCTGAGGACATCACCG gagaCGTCAAGAATGCCGATCACTTCCGTTATGCAGAGGAGACCAAACTGGCATGGGAGGAAGGAAAACTGTGTGCTGACATCACTGAGGAACAACGCAAACTCACACAGGCAGACCTCATCATCTTTCAG TTCCCCATGTACTGGTTCACTGTTCCTGCAATCATGAAGGGCTGGATTGACCGGGTGCTCACACTGGGCTATGCTTACACTCCAGAGAAGAGATACAGCCAGGGTCTCTTCAAA GACAAGAAGGCCATGCTGTCCTTCACCACTGGGTCTCAGGAGTCCATGTTTAGTGCAGATGGTATTAATGGAGACATGAATGTCACACTGTGGCCACTACAG AACGGCATCCTGCACTACTGTGGCTTCCAGGTTCTGGCCCCTCAGATCTTCTGGGCTCCGTCTCACGTTCCCTCTGAGGCTCGCATCACCATGCTGACGGGCTGGCGTACCCGACTGCATGGAGTCCTGGAAGAAAAACCCCTTTCCTTCACCCCCTCTGACTGCTTTGATGGGGAGAAGGGTTTCCAGCTGAAGCCTGAGGTCCATGAGAAACACGCTGCCAAGGAGTATGGACTGACTGTTGGGATCCACCTAGGAAAGGCGCTACCGCCTAACAACCAGATGAAAGCTGGAGTCTAA
- the LOC117750997 gene encoding NAD(P)H dehydrogenase [quinone] 1-like isoform X1 → MATAVRRMRLGQEKKRAVTKVLIVYAHQSSGSFNAAAKDAAVDVLTDQSCTVEVSDLYAIKFKATATAEDITGDVKNADHFRYAEETKLAWEEGKLCADITEEQRKLTQADLIIFQFPMYWFTVPAIMKGWIDRVLTLGYAYTPEKRYSQGLFKDKKAMLSFTTGSQESMFSADGINGDMNVTLWPLQNGILHYCGFQVLAPQIFWAPSHVPSEARSTMLTRWRTRLLGVLEEKPLSFTPSDCFDGEKGFQLKPEVHEKHAAKEYGLTVGIHLGKALPPNNQMKAGV, encoded by the exons CTGTGACCAAAGTGTTGATCGTGTATGCCCACCAGAGCTCTGGCTCATTCAACGCTGCAGCCAAAGACGCTGCTGTGGACGTTTTAACCGATCAGAGCTGCACAGTAGAAGTATCGGACTTGTACGCCATCAAGTTTAAAGCCACTGCAACTGCTGAAGACATCACCG gagaCGTCAAGAATGCCGATCACTTCCGTTATGCAGAGGAGACCAAACTGGCATGGGAGGAAGGAAAACTGTGTGCTGACATCACTGAGGAACAACGCAAACTCACACAGGCAGACCTCATCATCTTTCAG TTCCCCATGTACTGGTTCACTGTTCCTGCAATCATGAAGGGCTGGATTGACCGGGTGCTCACACTGGGCTATGCTTACACTCCAGAGAAGAGATACAGCCAGGGACTCTTCAAA GACAAGAAAGCCATGCTGTCCTTCACCACTGGGTCTCAGGAGTCCATGTTTAGTGCAGATGGTATTAATGGAGACATGAATGTCACACTGTGGCCACTACAG AACGGCATCCTGCACTACTGTGGCTTCCAGGTTCTGGCCCCTCAGATCTTCTGGGCTCCGTCTCACGTTCCCTCTGAGGCTCGCAGCACCATGCTGACGCGCTGGCGTACCCGACTGCTTGGAGTCCTGGAAGAAAAACCCCTTTCCTTCACCCCCTCTGACTGCTTTGATGGTGAGAAGGGTTTCCAGCTGAAGCCTGAGGTCCATGAGAAACACGCTGCCAAGGAGTATGGACTGACTGTTGGGATCCACCTAGGAAAGGCGCTACCGCCTAACAACCAGATGAAAGCTGGAGTCTAA
- the LOC117750997 gene encoding NAD(P)H dehydrogenase [quinone] 1-like isoform X2 → MATAVRRMRLGQEKKRGDVKNADHFRYAEETKLAWEEGKLCADITEEQRKLTQADLIIFQFPMYWFTVPAIMKGWIDRVLTLGYAYTPEKRYSQGLFKDKKAMLSFTTGSQESMFSADGINGDMNVTLWPLQNGILHYCGFQVLAPQIFWAPSHVPSEARSTMLTRWRTRLLGVLEEKPLSFTPSDCFDGEKGFQLKPEVHEKHAAKEYGLTVGIHLGKALPPNNQMKAGV, encoded by the exons gagaCGTCAAGAATGCCGATCACTTCCGTTATGCAGAGGAGACCAAACTGGCATGGGAGGAAGGAAAACTGTGTGCTGACATCACTGAGGAACAACGCAAACTCACACAGGCAGACCTCATCATCTTTCAG TTCCCCATGTACTGGTTCACTGTTCCTGCAATCATGAAGGGCTGGATTGACCGGGTGCTCACACTGGGCTATGCTTACACTCCAGAGAAGAGATACAGCCAGGGACTCTTCAAA GACAAGAAAGCCATGCTGTCCTTCACCACTGGGTCTCAGGAGTCCATGTTTAGTGCAGATGGTATTAATGGAGACATGAATGTCACACTGTGGCCACTACAG AACGGCATCCTGCACTACTGTGGCTTCCAGGTTCTGGCCCCTCAGATCTTCTGGGCTCCGTCTCACGTTCCCTCTGAGGCTCGCAGCACCATGCTGACGCGCTGGCGTACCCGACTGCTTGGAGTCCTGGAAGAAAAACCCCTTTCCTTCACCCCCTCTGACTGCTTTGATGGTGAGAAGGGTTTCCAGCTGAAGCCTGAGGTCCATGAGAAACACGCTGCCAAGGAGTATGGACTGACTGTTGGGATCCACCTAGGAAAGGCGCTACCGCCTAACAACCAGATGAAAGCTGGAGTCTAA
- the LOC117750690 gene encoding NAD(P)H dehydrogenase [quinone] 1-like → MAVTKVLIVYAHQSSGSFNAAAKDAAVDVLTDQSCTVEVSDLYAIKFKATATAEDITGDVKNADHFRYAEETKLAWEEEKLCADITEEQRKLTQADLIIFQFPMYWFTVPAIMKGWIDRVLTLGYAYTPEKRYSQGLFKDKKAMLSFTTGSQESMFSADGINGDMNVTLWPLQNGILHYCGFQVLAPQIFWAPSHVPSEARITMLTGWRTRLHGVLEEKPLSFTPSDCFDGEKGFQLKPEVHEKHAAKEYGLTVGIHLGKALPPNNQMKAGV, encoded by the exons ATGG CTGTGACCAAAGTGTTGATCGTGTATGCCCACCAGAGCTCTGGCTCATTCAACGCTGCAGCCAAAGACGCTGCTGTGGACGTTTTAACCGATCAGAGCTGCACAGTAGAAGTATCGGACCTGTACGCCATCAAGTTTAAAGCCACTGCAACTGCTGAGGACATCACCG gagaTGTCAAGAATGCCGATCACTTCCGTTATGCAGAGGAGACCAAACTGGCATGGGAGGAAGAAAAACTGTGTGCTGACATCACTGAGGAACAACGCAAACTCACACAGGCAGACCTCATCATCTTTCAG TTCCCCATGTACTGGTTCACTGTTCCTGCAATCATGAAGGGCTGGATTGACCGGGTGCTCACACTGGGCTATGCTTACACTCCAGAGAAGAGATACAGCCAGGGTCTCTTCAAA GACAAGAAAGCCATGCTGTCCTTCACCACTGGGTCTCAGGAGTCCATGTTTAGTGCAGATGGTATTAATGGAGACATGAATGTCACACTGTGGCCACTACAG AACGGCATCCTGCACTACTGTGGCTTCCAGGTTCTGGCCCCTCAGATCTTCTGGGCTCCGTCTCACGTTCCCTCTGAGGCTCGCATCACCATGCTGACGGGCTGGCGTACCCGACTGCATGGAGTCCTGGAAGAAAAACCCCTTTCCTTCACCCCCTCTGACTGCTTTGATGGGGAGAAGGGTTTCCAGCTGAAGCCTGAGGTCCATGAGAAACACGCTGCCAAGGAGTATGGACTGACTGTTGGGATCCACCTAGGAAAGGCGCTACCGCCTAACAACCAGATGAAAGCTGGAGTCTAA